From Triticum urartu cultivar G1812 chromosome 2, Tu2.1, whole genome shotgun sequence, a single genomic window includes:
- the LOC125535502 gene encoding importin-11, producing MALSAGDVPTMYAVLANSLSADEATRHPAESALAQCEPRPGFCSCLLEIISARGSSCREDVRLLATVYFKNSINRYWRTRRDSYGISNEEKDHLRKNLLLNIREENNQIALQLAVLISKIARLDYPREWRDLFSILAQQLQSADVLASHRVFMVLFRTLKELSTKRLAVDQRNYAEITSHLFEYTWNLWKSDVQTILQNLSMLSQRNDLDSILEQSNDLILICDRWLLCLKIIRQLIFSGYASDSTTAQEVWQVREVCPTVLSAIQSLLPYYSSFKDKQAKLWEFAKRACTKLMKVLVTLQGRHPYSFVHQTVLPATVDFCLNIITNPEQAGASFEEFLIQCMVLVKTVSECKEYKPSATGRVINESAQPLSLEQKKKNFAAVASDMLKVVLPGDRVVLLCNILIRRYFIYTAKDLEEWSENPESFHHEQNLVQWTEKQRPCAEALFIVIFENYRELLAPVVVSILQEAMSVSPPLETDVTSGMLLKDAAYTAAGHVYYELSNYLSFNEWFHGSLSIEISNGHPNMRIIRRKVALLLGQWISEIKGDTRKLVYRALVALLQDNDIAVRLAACSSLCYLFQESSFSELDLFECLPTCWTMCFKLTEDVQEFDSKVQVLNFISVLLEHVGDKVIPFASQLSQFFQKIWDESAGESLLQIQLLTALRTFVSSLGYQSPLSYHMLMPILQSGVNVDSPDALNLLEDSVLLWEATLSNAPSIVPQLMDLFPYLVGIVNRSFDHLEVAVNIIEDYTIFGGSEFLKSHGTSLANVLDTIVRNVNDKGLLTTLPVIDLLIQLFPQEAPPLISSALQKLIFISLSRDDEHNPSRTTVRASSGAILARLLVMNTNFSAQLLSEPTLLANIQQSGISLKDNLLLSLVDMWIDKVDNASAIQQKEYAMALSVVLTLQIPQVIDKLDDILSVCTTVIIGGREVKTEDDSSGDITSSSWLGNDNSGYSSKFLKKRQAKDLDPIKQASLENILRENLKACAAHHGDSTFNAAISRIHPSSFAQLQQALNSA from the exons ATGGCCCTCTCCGCCGGCGACGTGCCGACCATGTACGCGGTCCTCGCCAACTCGCTCAGCGCCGACGAGGCGACGCGGCACCCCGCCGAGTCGGCCCTCGCGCAGTGCGAGCCCCGCCCCGGCTTCTGCTCCTGCCTCCTG GAGATCATCTCCGCCAGGGGCTCGTCCTGCCGCGAGGACGTGCGCCTGCTCGCCACGGTTTATTTCAAGAACAGCATCAACCGCTACTGGCGGACTCGCCGGGATTCCTA TGGAATTAGCAATGAGGAGAAGGACCACCTTCGTAAAAATCTTTTGCTAAACATACGAGAGGAGAATAACCAG ATTGCACTTCAGCTAGCTGTACTAATCTCGAAGATTGCACGCTTGGATTACCCAAGAGAATG GCGGGACCTTTTCTCTATATTGGCACAACAACTGCAATCTGCTGATGTTCTTGCTTCACATCGTGTGTTTATGGTCTTATTTCGAACTTTAAAGGAGCTGTCAACTAAACGGCTTGCTGTTGATCAGAGGAATTATGCTGAG aTTACTAGCCACTTGTTCGAGTATACCTGGAACCTTTGGAAGAGTGACGTGCAGACTATATTGCAAAATCTTTCTATGCTCTCTCAGAGGAATGACTTAGATTCCATTTTGGAGCAATCAAACGATCTAATCTTGATATGCGACCGTTGGTTGCTTTGTTTAAAGATCATCCGGCAACTAATTTTTTCAGGTTATGCAAGTGATTCAACAACAGCGCAG GAAGTCTGGCAGGTCAGGGAAGTATGTCCAACAGTTTTGAGTGCCATTCAATCCCTTCTTCCTTATT ACTCGTCCTTTAAAGATAAGCAAGCTAAACTATGGGAATTTGCAAAAAGGGCATGCACTAAGTTGATGAAAGTCCTTGTCACCTTACAAGGCAGACATCCATATTCTTTCGTACACCAAACTGTGCTTCCTGCTACAGTTGACTTCTGTTTGAATATAATCACAAATCCCGAACAGGCTGGCGCATCCTTTGAGGAGTTTCTTATACAATGCATGGTTTTGGTTAAAACTGTATCAGAATGCAAAGAGTACAAACCAAGTGCCACAGGTCGCGTCATCAATGAAAGTGCACAACCTTTAAGCCTGgagcaaaagaaaaaaaactttgCAGCAGTGGCTAGTGACATGCTGAAGGTTGTTTTGCCTGGTGATCGAGTTGTGTTGCTTTGCAACATTTTAATAAGGAG ATACTTTATTTATACAGCAAAAGATCTGGAGGAATGGTCAGAGAATCCTGAATCCTTTCATCATGAGCAGAATTTGGTCCAGTGGACTGAGAAACAACGGCCATGTGCTGAAGCCCTCTTCATTGTCATCTTTGAGAACTACCGAGAG CTACTAGCTCCAGTTGTTGTTTCAATTCTTCAAGAAGCCATGTCTGTTTCTCCACCACTCGAAACAGATGTTACATCTGGAATGCTTCTGAAGGATGCTGCTTATACAGCTGCCGGGCATGTGTATTATGAACTTTCAAATTACCTCAGTTTTAATGAATG GTTCCATGGATCTCTATCCATAGAAATTTCAAATGGTCATCCCAATATGCGTATCATTCGTCGAAAAGTTGCATTGCTACTTGGGCAATGGATTTCTGAG ATCAAGGGTGACACACGGAAATTGGTCTACCGTGCTTTGGTTGCATTGCTGCAGGATAATGACATAGCTGTCAGG CTAGCAGCATGCTCTTCTCTGTGTTATCTTTTCCAAGAATCTAGCTTTTCAGAACTTGATTTGTTTGAATGTCTTCCAACATGTTGGACAATGTGTTTCAAGTTGACAGAAGATGTCCAAGAATTTGATTCTAAG GTGCAAGTGTTGAATTTCATCTCAGTTCTTCTTGAACATGTCGGAGACAAGGTTATTCCATTTGCAAGTCAGTTATCACAATTTTTCCAGAAG ATCTGGGATGAATCTGCTGGTGAAAGCTTGTTACAGATTCAACTGCTAACAGCACTTcgaacttttgtttcttctctTGGATACCAGTCGCCTCTTTCTTATCACATGCTTATGCCTATACTGCAAAGTGGTGTAAATGTTGATAGCCCTGATGCTCTTAATCTTCTCGAGGACAGTGTTCTG TTGTGGGAAGCAACCCTTTCGAATGCCCCATCTATTGTACCTCAACTGATGGATTTATTCCCTTATCTTGTGGGCATTGTGAATAGAAGCTTCGACCATCTGGAG GTCGCGGTCAACATAATTGAGGATTACACAATTTTTGGTGGATCAGAATTTTTAAAAAGCCACGGTACAAGTTTGGCGAATGTTCTTGATACTATTGTTAGAAATGTAAATGACAAGGGACTTCTCACCACACTTCCAGTCATTGATCTTCTTATTCAG CTCTTTCCTCAGGAAGCTCCACCTTTGATATCCAGTGCTCTTCAG AAACTTATCTTCATATCTTTGAGTCGAGATGATGAGCATAACCCTTCTAGGACAACTGTACGTGCATCCTCTGGAGCAATTCTTGCTAGGCTTTTGGTGATGAATACAAACTTTTCGGCACAGCTATTATCAGAGCCTACCCTTTTGGCAAACATTCAACAGTCAGGGATATCTCTAAAGGATAATCTGCTACTCTCTTTGGTTGATATGTGGATTGATAAG GTGGACAATGCATCTGCTATACAGCAGAAGGAATACGCAATGGCTCTCTCTGTAGTTTTGACCTTGCAGATACCTCAAGTCATCGACAAACTTGATGATATATTAAG TGTTTGCACGACTGTTATTATTGGGGGCCGTGAAGTAAAGACCGAGGATGATTCTAG TGGCGATATTACAAGCTCTTCTTGGCTTGGAAATGATAATTCAGGTTACTCCAGCAAATTCTTGAAAAAGCGACAA GCAAAGGATTTAGATCCGATCAAACAAGCTTCGCTAGAGAACATACTAAGGGAGAACTTGAAGGCATGTGCAGCTCACCACGGGGATTCGACTTTCAATGCTGCCATCAGCAGGATCCATCCATCATCATTTGCTCAGTTGCAGCAGGCCCTGAATAGTGCATGA